Genomic DNA from Lagenorhynchus albirostris chromosome 9, mLagAlb1.1, whole genome shotgun sequence:
GGGCCCAGGCAGCAGCCCCAGCCTGGCCACCCCGAGCCCTGGCCCGGGCGGAGCCTTCAGGAAGCCTGCAGATTGATTTGGTCTCTGGGCGGCCGGCAGGCTGGCCAGGCCTTGGTACGGCCAGGTCACCCTCTGACCTCCCGGGCTGTGACCAGCCCAGGCACCCCTGGGCTCTTTGGCGTGACCGGCAGCGGCCTGGGCGGGTGCCCCACGGAGCCACCCCGTGCAGCAGTGGGGCACTGAGGAGTGGGGTGTCAGGGCCCCCGAAGACAGGAGCTCACCACCTTGGGGGGTACTGCCATGGGCCCTGGTGCCCGTCTGCCCGCACACCTGTGGGCAGCCAGTGCGTGACGCAGAGAGAACAGAGAggggtctggggcagggccccccccacccccgtcaccAGGGCCTGAACAGGTGGGCCGGCCTTcctcgcccccacccccagcagcgcCTCAGCCCCCCAGGCCACACAGACGACAGCAGCAGGGCTCGTTCAGGGGGTTTATTGACCGTCAGGGGTGCGGGGAGAGCGGTGCTGGGCCGCCTGCCTGGAGGGGGTGCCCGCCGGGCCCTAGTTGCAGTAGTTCTCCAGCTGGTAGAGGGAGCAAATGCTGGTGCAGCACTGCTCCACGATGCCGCGCTTCTGCGGGGGCCCCTCCAGGGCCGGGGGCTGCAGGCCGCCGGCACCGGGGCCTCCACCCAGCTCCACGGCCCCCACTGCGGGGAGAGACGGTCAGGCAGATGGcgctcccctgcccaccctgcccgGCCCTGGAGCGGGACCCTGAACAGGTGCCCTGGCGCCCATCACGGgccttccccgccccctccccctccccacagcccgcCCAGGACGGGGCCCTCTCCCAGGGTGACGGGGCGTCTCCCACAAGCACCCCCATCGCCGACACATCACCCCGAGACCATGGGCACCCAGGACTTGACTCACTTCAGAAGATTCCTCCCTGGAGCTGCCctcggtggggaggggagagagtgggGCCAGGGTGCTGGGCAAGGCCGGGAcgagaagggaaggggggaggggcaagccCACCCTCAGGCGTCCCCCTGGCTCACCCCCAGGGAGCTGGTCACCTTTAGGATGTGACCAAGAGgacatcattttcctttttaaaaaagtccctCCTGACCTCCCACCGGGTACCAGCTGGAAGCACCGGGGCGGCGGGGCTCACCCTGCGGACCCTCCACCTCCCGGCGGGCCTTGGGCGTGTAGAAGAAGCCACGCTCCCCGCACACCAGGTACAGCGCCTCCACCAGGTGGGAGCCGCACAGGTGCTGGTTGACGAAGGCCCGGGCAGGGGCGGGCGCCCAGAGGGCCAGCAGGGCCAGCAGGGGCCCAAGGCGCAGCCACAGGACCATGGTGGGGGCACGAGGACCTGGGGGACAGGCGGGGGTGAGGCCAGCGAGGGGGCGCCCGGGGCCCCCAGCCGGTGATCACCCCCAAACGCTCCAAGAGAGGAGCCCACGCCCTCCTGCCGCGCAGCGGCGCTCGGGCCTGGGGCCGGCCCGGACCCGGGCGGACGCAGAGCCCGCAGAACAGACCTGCTTGCCGACACCTCGAGTGAGCTCGTCCCGAGGGCTGGGGGCTGCTGGGCCCTGCCAGCTTTATAGCCCCGACCCCTCCACCCGGCCCATTAGGGCCTCAAGCGGGTGGCAGATGGCCGGGGGCTGAGGCTGCAATTTCTGGATCATTTCCCCGCTGCTGGGTCTGCAGGAACCTCTCCTTGGTCGTCAGCACCTCTCGGGGCCACCGGGTCATTAGAGTCTTAACGAGGGACCTAATGCCGAGCTGTCCCCGCTCACAGCTGGGGGCAAACGCCTCCACAGGAGCCGCACCCCACCCGGCCTCGCTTGGGTCCCATCTTCCATGTTGGTCCGGGGAGTGTGGCCAAGAGAGAGGACCCCTGCCCGCTGTCCCTGGGGCTGCCCTCGGGGCCCCAGAGGTGGTCCAAGGCCATGGGTGGGCAGTGAGGGAGCGTCTccttggctcacggccccagcctcacccaccccAGCGCTGAGGCCCGCTGACACCCCCAGCTCCCTGGGGCACTGCCGAGGGGGCTGAACTCAGGGACCTGCAGCCGTGAGGCCCCTGAGGCCGGCCCCTGTTCCTCACCTTCAATGTAGGGGCCACAGGACGCGTGGGTGGGGCCCCGCCACACCCC
This window encodes:
- the INS gene encoding insulin, with the translated sequence MVLWLRLGPLLALLALWAPAPARAFVNQHLCGSHLVEALYLVCGERGFFYTPKARREVEGPQVGAVELGGGPGAGGLQPPALEGPPQKRGIVEQCCTSICSLYQLENYCN